Below is a genomic region from Medicago truncatula cultivar Jemalong A17 chromosome 3, MtrunA17r5.0-ANR, whole genome shotgun sequence.
ATTTTCATATCTTCCTAACATGGAGGAGGAAAGGTTGACCATgaatagaaattttgtataaGTGGCTTAATAACGAAGGATAAAAATGTGTGAATGAATTAAATTGAACCATCGTTTTCTATGTAAACGTGTCGTTATAAATTTAGTTGAGAATAAAATTGAAGACAACAAAAAAGCTTTAAATAGAATATGCTTGCTCGGGTTTTATTTTTTCGATATTTAAATCAATAATATATTGTTCTTGTCTAAATATTCAATTGTAAAACTAATACCAAATTTTGAACATCTTATTACAACTTTCCATAATCTCAACCATCATTTGTCCTGTGACTATACAAACGCAAGAATGTGATCAAAATAAACTACGGCACCATGctacaacaaaagaaacaaacctCCAAACGGTggtgatcaaaataaaatacgAAAGGAAAATATTGCGTAGATAAAATACCCTCCGTATCTTTAGTGTCTCCAATTTTGTAGGCCGCCACATAGACATAAGGACACATAGAATTCCCTCCGCATCTTTAGTGTAAGTCATGCGAACGTCTCACTGCATAGACTTCACCAAGCTATCCAGCTCGTTAATAACCTCCGTAGTGTCTCGGACAATAATAAGCTTTCCCTCAGGCTTGATAATCCTATCAACTGCGACCACTGCAACTTCAAACTTGCACCTTTTCTTAAGCTTTGAAAACAGATGATCTGTGaagtaaaataacaaaatatgtaTCTTTCACTTTACATCATGCTTTCTAGAACACGCTTATAGAAACGCTGCTACATTGCAGTGGCAATATTAAAACACTTTTTCTGCACAACAGAAGTCCACAGGCTAAAAACTGACTCCAAACTCAAATTCCTTAAACTCGCTCCAAATTATGCAGAAAAAACTACCAAGAAAAACACCTGATTCAGTCAATGTTCGAACTCCTATAGGCAgctcaatatatatttttatttgtttcatataAGCATATGGTGATGAACAATTtaattgtttcatatttttttactacAAACTTAACTGATAGGAAAAGAGAATAACAATatacttatatttattatgaaattgcAGTGGAGAGAAGCATAAAGAGAAGTATGACTCAATTCAAAGCATGAACCAATTTAAAGAATATAAAGATAACTAGAGAAGTATGAAATTGCAGTGAAGAGAAACATAAAGAGAAGTATGAAATTGCATCACTGAGACATCAAAAACTATTAAGCCACAAAATTGTTCATAAAGCATAATCCAgtataaaacaaaatgaatttcATAATGACAATAAAAATCTTTATGAAAACCATAAGTATATCccttttcaaatttattctATAAAGTGGTAAACCATAACTATAACCATCAAGATTATAGCCCATGTTATTTGTCAAGAAACTGATTAGTTATTGATGTAGAACTCACATCAAAGTGAAGCCCATCTTACCCAATTAATGCTTTTCAAATCATTCTTACCTAAAAGGTTTGTTGCAACTTATCTACCAACACAACCAAATATCTAAAGGATTCATATTTCATTGAGTTAATACTTATTCAAGAGGAGGCCTGTTTTCTATTTTCATCGAGTTAATTACAGGAAAAGAAAAGGGTTGCAACAAAGGGATTCAGACTTGAAAAGAGAGATTCAAGAAAAAGGCTTGCTGTCTTTTAGGACAAATGCAACACACTTTTGAAGTACACATCCAATAATCATTGTTAACTTCTCATTAGTAAATGGATTTAGTAGGAGTTTTTACTTAACAATTCACAGCAAAGCTTATATTCCATTCAATCTTCAAACATTGAATTAGGATCGAAGCAATCAAAAtcctaaacaacaaaaaaataacagcaagcatgcaaaaaaaaaaaaaccgataAACACCTAGAAATTTGTGAGGCCTTCAAGACCATCAGGATACAAAGAGAGCGAATGACACCAACATTCATGGAAACAACACATTTcaataaaacaatcaaaatcaGCTGGAGAAAACGCATATTTCATCTTTTCAACGCACGTGATGTAAGTGGCTGAatagaaatggaaaaaaatgGAGATCAAAGAGAAATGAACCTTATCGATATCAGGAATCGTTGATGAGGATAATTTAAGAGTGTTGCAGAGAATGATTCTACTGTAATCCATTTTGTCAATTCGTGCCTTCGCAATCTGTCATTGTACGAATAGTGTTGTAAGGTTGTTTATGTTCGTTGGGGTCAAAATTGGaatagagaaaagagaagattTGTTGTAAAATGGAGATGAGGGAGCGAGCAGAGGAATTGAATATACGATATTGATTTCAAACTCTATTGTGAATTTTCTCTTTAGTCTCTCAATTTATATCACATCAtcttcaaaatgaaatatatcatCTAACATAAACAATAATATCGATAAAAACACTCACATACCATACCCCCCACACTCTGAAACAAACCGTATTGTATCGTGTGCTatgcatgatgatgatgatgttgaagttGCGTCCTTACGATAAACGGCTCCTCGCAAAACAAGCACTTGTAGCAGTCATCAAAGACATTCCATTCGAAACAACCTCTCCTCCTTCCAATCTCATTTGGACTCCCGACGCCGTCATCGAACTCCTCCGTTTCATCTCCCGTTACTCCTTCCAATCCATCGGCTGTCAAAACAACCCCTTCCGCCACCGCTCCGTACCCCTTTCCAACTTCAAACACCCCCACACTAACCCATACTTAACCAACCTCTCTCTCCGCAAATCCCATGAATTCCTCCATTGGATCCATTCCCATTTCAACTTCCTCCACACTCAATCCACCACTCGCGAAATGGCCATCCTCATTGCCAAATCTCACAACACCAATGCCCTCTGGACTTTCCTCAAACATTTTAGTATCCGTCTTCACACTAATGACCATAATACTATTGTTACAACACCGACCGTTACCTGTTTGATTAAACTCCTAGGTGAACAAGGCTTAGCGAAAGAAGCTTTGCTTACTTTTTACCGAATGAGACAATTCGGTTGCAAACCTGACGTACAAGCTTATAACGCTTTGATTAATGCTATGTGTAGTGTTGGGAATTTCACCAAAGCAAGACACTTGCTTCAACAGATGGAACTTCCTGGGTTTCATTCTCCTCCTGATGTTTTCACTTACACTGTTTTGATAAGTTCCTACTGTAGGTACGGTGTGAAGATTAGTGGATGTAGGAAGGCCGTGCGAAGGAGATTATATGAAGCAAATCGTCTCTTTCGTATTATGGTTTTTAAAGGTATTGTGCCTGATGTTGTTGCTTATAATGCATTGATTGACGGTTGTTGTAAAACGTACCGTGTTGGAAGAGCTTTGGAGTTGTTTGATGATATGAAGAAAAGAGGTTGTGTTCCGAACCGTGTTACTTATGATTCTTTTATAAGATACTATAGTGTTGTGAATGAGATTGATAAGGCTGTTGAGTTTTTGAGGGAGATGCAGAGGTCGAATTATGATGGCGAGAATGGGATAGTAGTGGGTAGTTGTAGTTCTTATACGCCCATTATTCATGCGCTTTGTGAGGTTGGGAGAGTTGCTGATGCTTGGAGTTTTCTTGTTGAGTTGATTGATAATGGCTCGGTGCCTCGGGAGTATACTTATAAGTTGGTTTGTGATGGACTTCGTTTGAAAGGAGAAGATGAGTTGCTGAGTGGTGAAGTGCACCGGAGGATAAAATGTGGCATATTGGAAAGGTACAAGCGAACCATGAAAGTTAAACCGGTTATGACTCGCAAAGGGTATCCTGAGTTGGAAGTACTTGTTTGACCAAAATGAGTTAAACACGAGGCAAAGAAGATGGatgaatttcataaatgattatgattttgcACTACAATATCATCTGGTAAAGGCAAATATAGTTGCAATTTGCaaatgctttgagtagaaagattCTACATATGGAAACAATGTCAGCTGATGAACAGGTATCCCATATTCAAGCCTTAGCTACTGGACTGCAAAAGGTGTTGCTGATTCAGTTTTAGCTGACAAATCGTCACTGGTAACTTGTCGCTCCTTTCTAATGTATTTTTGGGCTCATGCTATTCTTACGGCAAAAGAAGTTATACTTATCGGAGCAATTCTAACCCCAAGCAATAGCTACTGTTTCTCCCAAgtattttttgaaattcaaatatttagTCATCACCCATCAATCACTAGTGATTATCTCTATTTAGAAACTAATGAAATGATCGCATAAATACTGGATGACAGGGAAAACTTTTTAAGAGAAGGGAATTGTAGAACCTGAAAAATTAATagcaaaaatgttttttttttctctttttctaaaCCCATGTGATATGTCATTTTGATGAGGTATCAAAAGTAGACGGTTTATTTTTTCCAACATTTACTATTGATCGAATGACTTTGGTACCTCAGTAAAATTTCACCTCCAATTCTCAATTACTACTAGGATAATATGGAAAGATGAAATTTTCAATGCTTGCAGTCATTTTCTGGTAGTAATTGAGCAGTAGACTAGACtgcatttctatttttatttatttatttacacttGGAGTCTTTTGCTACGATTAATGTGAGATTTTGAttcttcaatattattttttcatttttttaaattttgactcATTTCATTTCAATAACTTTTTTCATCAATATATTGTTATCTAAAATCTccaagtttttattttctactGAAATTTTACAAATTGTAAACATCAGACTATTTCAAATCATCTTCAgatcaaaatatcattcaaatGATCACACTTCATTTGAAATTAAcgaatttattatttatttatttttctattcttttttctGAAACATTAacattctaatattttttatgcagATGGGGCCTTTATTTGAAAAGACAGTGAGTGAGTTTCCGCCTTGTTGGTCCAAGAGAAAACTATGTTCCTCACAAAGATCCCTGGAATTTTTTGGTGAAAACTCAAATTTTGTTCTTAATGTATTCACGTAGTAAGTAACCTTTGTGGAGTGAAATTTATGTAACCACATTATGTTTTCCGAAGAGTAAAATTTGAAATGGCATCCCTTATTCACTGAGTTATTTCAGTAATTTCCAGATCCCCACTCAAATGATTATCTCTAACTTGTCTCTGTAGATAAAATCCCTCTTTTTACATAGTCATAGTTGCTCTAATCATGTCACCAATAAATACCTAAAAGCTTGAACTTGAACTTGAACTTGAACTTGAACTGAAGGTATACAAATGAGAAATTTATACTTGTAGTCGATCTATCATTCTGTCTAATATTGCTATACTTTCTTTCAACTTTCTTTCATCAATATAAAAAAGTAAGAACGCCTTTGAATTCAGCAGCTATCCTATTAACAAGCTCAATCTGAGCagaagaaaataatatgaatctaTTTACTTTTTACACACACCTTTTCTTTTAAAGTAAAGGTGCAAGTTTTACATACCTAAACCTAAGGCAACAGCAACAAGCCCTATACTGTAGcataatattcaaaaaatatgCATAGTAATGGAGAGGACTGTAGGCGTAGATGCAAGCGACTTGTGAGTTGATAGCTCAAGGACCATTGTGTTGCCATCTCTGACTCCTTCATTTGCCTAATGACTCTGGCCTGCAACAAAACAATTGATTTACCAATGAGTAACAGTAACAGTAGATATTATTTACTCAGCCAATTGACCATGTTTAATTTCCAATAAGTGGCGTATTGAGTAACCACTTGTGTTCCCTAACAGAACATTTTTATCAGGAATTCCTTTTATTTTGCTTTCCCCTCCATTATTTAACCATTATGATCAAAATATAGTTTTCATATCTATTACTTTATTTATGAAGAAATATTACTAATTTACTATTGTTATTGTCCCTGATGATACAATGTTAATTGACAAGAGAAGCCGGTTGACATCACCGACACTTCATATTGAATGTTTCCGGTGTCCGATACGTGTTGGTGTCCGACACCAATATGAGGATTAAGAACCTATTCCTGGGAAGAAGTAATACTTTGAAAGATGGACTAGTTTTATTGTGATACCTGAAGACGTTTCCCAAGCTGAACTTCAACATTTGTTCCAAATGTTAAATTATTGGCAAGAAACTCGAAAGTATCCAAAGTAGTACCAGCAGATTTGGAACTAGGAATCTGAGGTGAGTACACTATCCTCCACCTAGCCTTGCCAAGTTCACCCTTCCCTTCTATCCGTGGCATTAATTTTTCAAGAGTAGCTGTTGCAAGCTTCCCAAGGGCAAGCTGACCATCGCCTTTTAAAATGGATTCTGCTAATTGACTCTCTAATTTTCTGACAGCCTGCATAGTGAGAAAATCTGTTAAGACCATGCTGCCTGAAGATTGAATGACATAAGCATTGCCCTTTCTCAGATGAAACTATTGACTAACTtcctaaattaaaattaattaagagaaatattttgattcagcAGCAAATGGAGGTTTTATGCAACCTTAGCACAGTGCATCTGTTAAGATGGCCATCCAATGATCAATTGGTAGATGTCTTCACTAAACCTTTGAGAGGTTCTCaaattagttatatatatattggtgcATATGATATATTATGATCTTTGTATTTATTGTATAGGCATATCATATCATGTAATAGGGGTATTATCCtctatatttgtttttgtatttatttccTTTAGTTGGACACAGACCAAAGTTTTGACCTCGAAGTTTATCAAGCAAGATAATAGATAGTAGTATCTTTTACCTCATTTGGTGAAAGTGAAGGTGTATCTTGTTCCACACTGCCCTGCCAATTGCTAGCCCGTCCTTGAATCTTATATTGGCACTGAGATCCAACCAAGGCTATATCTAGCATTGGATCTAGTCCATACTCAGGCTCAAACTTTGCAATATTCAGATGTTCCTGTTTTAACCTCACCTGCATTTGAAATGGATTTTATCAACATGATCAATGCCAAGCCAACATAGAACTAGCCTAGGAGTTTCTTTTAaagcaaaatagaaagaaaaaacatccCTATACAAACACTactcccaactaggttggcatcaTTGCCTGTACCATCATCTGTAGCATACCAAATTATTATTCAGAAAAGTAAATAGAATACAAAGAAAACATGGGGGCATAAACCAAACCCTTCACAAACCTGTGTTGCAAGTAGCTCAACTTCACCGTTGTCGAATACCAATATGCCCTTAGGTGTTATACATTTGGGATGGGTGAGACCATTCAACTCGAGCTCTCCACTAACAGTAAATATAAGAATCAGAGGATACACTATCTTCAATTCTGGCCCAAGCACAAGCTTCAAATCACTAAGGCGGGTTTCTATACTTGGTTTTATCAGCATTTTCTCCATGTCCTTGTCTACATGATTTGCTGCATTCACTgccatgttttatttttcagaagAGATATCATAATATGCTTGTAGAGAAATATTTCTGAAAAATATAACCTATTGAACTCAACTAAATGAGCAACAACATAAGCAAATTTATATGATCAAGTAATCAAATAATTGATCCTGGCACAACAAAAATAGTCGACAGTACTCTTCAGAGTAATTCTAATACTAATGGTTTGTTGCAGATTTTTATGCATGCAACAATCATTGATTGGACAGAATCCCATAATTTGTTTGCTAACTAACACTGCTTATCTGGGATAAAGTGGTCTTATTATTTCGTTTGGGATGCTTGGCTAGTTACTATTTTAGaatttagaaatatttttttcgGCTATGCAGAGAGATAGGTGCTTTCAAAGATTGGTCATAGCCTGTACtttcaaaatcacaaaatatgCTATTCAACTTTATTACATCATTTCCCTTTCAGGTTGATATCAAAGCTCCCTTAAAAGACTCTGCTTGTACATCATAACCTTAGTCACCTTCATTACAGGCCACCTTGGGCCCCTTCCAACACTTTCATTGTGCTTTATACTACCCTTAGAAGTATACACCACCCTTGAcaaaaattctccaaattaGGAATTCCCATCTATTTGTTTTTGAGGTTGAATATGCACCAGTGAAGA
It encodes:
- the LOC11429976 gene encoding pentatricopeptide repeat-containing protein At1g77405, which translates into the protein MMMMMLKLRPYDKRLLAKQALVAVIKDIPFETTSPPSNLIWTPDAVIELLRFISRYSFQSIGCQNNPFRHRSVPLSNFKHPHTNPYLTNLSLRKSHEFLHWIHSHFNFLHTQSTTREMAILIAKSHNTNALWTFLKHFSIRLHTNDHNTIVTTPTVTCLIKLLGEQGLAKEALLTFYRMRQFGCKPDVQAYNALINAMCSVGNFTKARHLLQQMELPGFHSPPDVFTYTVLISSYCRYGVKISGCRKAVRRRLYEANRLFRIMVFKGIVPDVVAYNALIDGCCKTYRVGRALELFDDMKKRGCVPNRVTYDSFIRYYSVVNEIDKAVEFLREMQRSNYDGENGIVVGSCSSYTPIIHALCEVGRVADAWSFLVELIDNGSVPREYTYKLVCDGLRLKGEDELLSGEVHRRIKCGILERYKRTMKVKPVMTRKGYPELEVLV